In Spirosoma pollinicola, the genomic window TTCAGCCGAAAACCGGGAAGTTGTTGCGCATCAGTTAGCCAAACTGCTGGCCGATGAATTTGTGCTGTACACCAAAACCCTCAACGCGCACTGGAACCTGGAAGGTATCGACTTCCATTCCGTACATAACTATTTTGAGGACTTGTATAACCAGTCGGTGGAGATTGTGGATGGGGTGGCCGAACGCATCCGCCAGTTGGGCCATTACGCCCCCGCTACGCTGAAAAACTTCCTGCAACTAACGCACCTCACCGAACAGGATGAGGACGGTAACGACAGCCGGAGTCTAATCAGGAAACTCCTGAGCGACCATGAAAGTATCATTGAATTTATTCGGGGAAACATCGACGAGTTTCAGGATGCGCATAAGGATGCCGGTACGAGCGATTTCGTAACGGGGCTTATGGAGAAACACGAAAAAATCGCCTGGATGCTCCGGGCACACCTTAAGTAAGAAGCCAGACACAATGTATATACCAATAGAACACTGATTTTTATAAGGATTAAGTGTGATTATGATTTTCATGGCTAAATCTTAACCTTATCCCATTGATCATAAAAATCAGTGTTCTATCAATTGTATGATTTTAGTCGTCCGGTCATTGCTACCTTGTTTTCGCGTTACATCTCAAAGGATGAAAAATCACATTCAAGCGCGTTCC contains:
- a CDS encoding Dps family protein, giving the protein MQTSIGISAENREVVAHQLAKLLADEFVLYTKTLNAHWNLEGIDFHSVHNYFEDLYNQSVEIVDGVAERIRQLGHYAPATLKNFLQLTHLTEQDEDGNDSRSLIRKLLSDHESIIEFIRGNIDEFQDAHKDAGTSDFVTGLMEKHEKIAWMLRAHLK